The Kordia sp. SMS9 genome window below encodes:
- a CDS encoding DUF420 domain-containing protein, with product MEATTDIEKKYKKLIIALSIAIPVVVAILFRVKLEDVEPLSFLPPIYATINGITAVFLIAAVIAIKNKKVKLHETFMKICIGLSVAFLAMYVAYHMTSESTKYGNPDALMRGVYFFILISHIILSIAIIPLVLITYVKALAKRFDKHKKIAKITFPIWLYVAITGVVVYLMISPYYKHTIDAVNAIP from the coding sequence ATGGAAGCGACCACCGACATCGAAAAAAAATACAAAAAGCTCATCATTGCATTATCAATTGCAATTCCTGTAGTCGTAGCGATTTTATTTCGTGTAAAACTGGAAGATGTAGAACCTTTAAGCTTTTTACCGCCAATTTATGCAACTATAAATGGAATCACAGCAGTTTTCTTAATTGCTGCGGTTATCGCCATCAAAAACAAAAAAGTAAAGCTGCATGAAACGTTCATGAAAATCTGTATTGGACTTTCGGTAGCATTCTTAGCCATGTATGTAGCGTATCACATGACGTCTGAATCTACCAAATACGGAAATCCTGATGCATTAATGCGCGGCGTGTATTTCTTTATCTTAATTTCTCACATTATATTAAGTATTGCCATCATTCCTTTAGTATTGATCACGTATGTAAAAGCGTTGGCAAAACGCTTTGACAAGCATAAAAAAATAGCAAAAATTACCTTTCCGATTTGGTTATATGTGGCTATTACAGGCGTTGTAGTCTACCTTATGATTTCTCCATATTACAAACACACCATAGATGCCGTAAACGCAATTCCATAA
- a CDS encoding ABC transporter ATP-binding protein: MIQIKELHKSYRMGSNSLHVLKGINLDIKEGEFVSIMGSSGSGKSTLLNIIGMLDEADEGSYVLDNVPIKNLSEKKAAVYRNKFLGFIFQSFNLINYKDAADNVALPLYYQGVSRKIRKEKALYYLEKVGLADWAHHLPSELSGGQKQRVAIARALASEPKVLLADEPTGALDTKTSYEVMDFLQGINDEGKTILVVTHETDIANMTKRIVQLKDGVIEEDKFVEQVRASAHV, translated from the coding sequence ATGATCCAGATTAAGGAATTACACAAATCCTATCGTATGGGAAGCAACTCACTTCACGTACTCAAAGGAATCAATCTTGATATAAAAGAAGGAGAATTTGTCTCTATTATGGGTTCTTCAGGTTCAGGAAAATCTACACTGCTAAATATCATTGGAATGTTAGACGAAGCCGATGAAGGTTCGTACGTATTAGACAATGTTCCTATCAAAAACCTAAGTGAAAAAAAAGCAGCAGTATACCGCAATAAATTCTTAGGATTCATTTTTCAATCGTTCAACTTGATCAATTATAAAGACGCAGCTGACAATGTAGCATTGCCCTTATACTACCAAGGTGTTTCACGAAAAATCAGAAAAGAAAAAGCATTATACTATCTTGAAAAAGTGGGCTTGGCAGATTGGGCACACCACTTACCAAGTGAACTTTCGGGTGGACAAAAACAACGTGTCGCTATTGCACGTGCATTAGCTTCCGAACCTAAAGTTTTACTAGCAGATGAGCCAACAGGAGCATTAGACACGAAAACTTCGTATGAAGTCATGGACTTTCTTCAAGGAATTAATGATGAAGGAAAAACCATTCTAGTAGTAACACACGAAACTGACATCGCCAATATGACCAAGCGAATTGTACAGCTAAAAGATGGTGTTATAGAAGAAGATAAATTTGTAGAACAAGTAAGAGCCTCAGCACATGTTTGA
- a CDS encoding ABC transporter permease, protein MFDLDRWLEIFQTINKNKLRTLLAGFTVTLGILIFTILFGMGNGLKNTFYEAFQDDAQNTIFIYPGFATKPFKGFKENRRIEFENEDLEFLKEKFAGRVQHITARIRKGVTAKYKNEYGSYDVRAVHPSHQLIEQTDIIKGRFVNQNDIQTDARIAVIGRLVEKDLFGGEDAIGEYISMNKLIYRVVGVFSDKGSGDREERRIYTPVSTTQLIYKNTEKIDQINLMYDMSIGAGGASRLSKEIETALKKRHNVAPSDRNGIYVNNNIEELSDTLQFASVLQIIVLWIGIGTLFAGVIGISNIMVYIVKERTKELGIRKALGAKPSSVIGMILQETVVITLIFGYIGLLIGNSILNSMGNKLEDWFITNPSVSQGTIIGATIILVLSGLIAGYIPARRAARVKPIVALRDE, encoded by the coding sequence ATGTTTGATTTAGATCGTTGGCTAGAAATATTCCAAACTATCAATAAAAACAAGCTAAGAACACTCTTAGCCGGTTTCACTGTGACGCTCGGAATCTTAATTTTCACGATCCTTTTCGGAATGGGGAACGGTCTTAAAAACACGTTTTACGAAGCGTTTCAAGACGATGCACAAAATACCATCTTCATCTATCCTGGCTTTGCTACAAAACCCTTCAAAGGATTCAAGGAAAACAGACGCATTGAGTTTGAAAACGAAGATTTAGAATTCCTCAAAGAAAAATTCGCAGGACGCGTGCAACACATTACAGCGCGAATCCGTAAAGGAGTTACTGCAAAATACAAAAACGAATATGGAAGTTACGATGTGCGTGCTGTACATCCATCACATCAACTCATAGAACAAACAGACATCATAAAAGGGCGTTTTGTCAATCAAAATGATATCCAAACAGATGCGAGAATTGCAGTCATTGGCCGTTTGGTAGAAAAAGACTTATTTGGAGGAGAAGATGCCATTGGAGAATATATCAGCATGAACAAACTCATTTATAGAGTTGTAGGTGTATTTAGCGATAAAGGTAGTGGCGACCGCGAAGAACGCAGAATATATACACCCGTAAGTACGACACAATTAATCTACAAAAACACAGAAAAAATAGATCAAATCAATTTGATGTATGACATGAGTATTGGTGCTGGTGGTGCGAGTAGACTTTCCAAAGAAATTGAAACAGCACTCAAAAAGAGACACAATGTTGCACCAAGCGATCGAAATGGAATCTATGTAAACAACAATATTGAAGAACTTTCTGACACCTTGCAATTTGCAAGTGTATTACAAATCATAGTCCTGTGGATTGGTATTGGAACCTTGTTTGCAGGCGTCATCGGAATTAGCAATATCATGGTATACATTGTAAAAGAACGTACCAAAGAATTAGGAATCAGGAAAGCATTAGGAGCCAAACCAAGTTCGGTAATCGGTATGATTTTGCAAGAAACAGTCGTCATCACCTTAATCTTTGGATACATTGGTTTGCTCATAGGAAACTCTATACTGAACTCTATGGGCAACAAACTAGAAGATTGGTTTATCACCAATCCAAGTGTCAGTCAAGGAACTATTATCGGCGCTACGATTATTTTAGTCCTTTCCGGACTTATCGCAGGATACATTCCTGCAAGGCGCGCCGCCAGAGTAAAACCAATTGTAGCACTAAGAGACGAATAA
- a CDS encoding ABC transporter permease, with the protein MKFIFTRDTWQEIFGTIRKNKLRTAITIIGVFWGILLFVGLQGAAKGMENGFDYTFKDLATNSIFLWGQQTGMPYGGYNRNRGIQLELSDTYRIANQVEGVQFVVPRNAKGIFGGAAPLVVNDMKSGNYKVFGDYPIIDNVSRKKLRKGRFLNQKDIQDNRKICVIGERIEKELFKKDENPVGKYIKISNIYFQVVGVYKRNNTDFFEGDNSIFIPFTTFKKVFNTGNRIGWMVIAGYPAEDIVAIEEKTKELLKRRYTVHPNDERAFGAANFGEMFGKVTGFVKGLKFTALIVGIATILAGVIAIGNILLITVKERTKEIGIRRALGAKPSEIRGQIILESVFLTLVAGLLGMTVGGLSLSVLNNVAKTWDDIPFMNPTVSLQYIGFAIAIMVILGTLIGLIPAQRAVSIRPIEALREE; encoded by the coding sequence ATGAAATTTATATTTACAAGAGATACTTGGCAAGAAATCTTCGGAACGATTCGCAAAAACAAATTGCGAACCGCCATCACAATCATTGGTGTTTTTTGGGGAATTTTACTCTTTGTGGGATTGCAAGGTGCTGCAAAAGGAATGGAAAACGGATTTGATTATACGTTTAAAGACTTAGCTACAAATAGTATTTTTCTTTGGGGACAACAAACAGGAATGCCGTACGGAGGTTACAACCGAAATCGCGGAATTCAGCTAGAATTAAGTGATACCTACCGAATTGCCAATCAAGTAGAAGGTGTACAATTTGTAGTGCCACGAAATGCCAAAGGAATATTTGGTGGCGCTGCGCCATTAGTAGTCAATGATATGAAATCAGGAAACTACAAAGTATTTGGAGATTATCCAATCATCGACAATGTATCGAGAAAAAAACTGAGAAAAGGACGTTTCTTAAACCAAAAAGACATTCAAGACAATCGAAAAATATGTGTGATTGGTGAACGTATTGAAAAAGAATTATTTAAAAAAGATGAAAATCCTGTCGGGAAATACATAAAAATAAGCAACATTTATTTTCAAGTAGTGGGCGTGTACAAACGAAACAATACGGACTTCTTTGAAGGTGATAATTCCATCTTCATTCCATTTACCACGTTCAAAAAAGTATTCAACACCGGAAATAGAATCGGTTGGATGGTCATTGCAGGATATCCCGCAGAAGACATTGTTGCTATTGAAGAAAAAACAAAAGAATTGCTCAAAAGAAGATACACGGTACATCCAAACGACGAAAGAGCTTTTGGTGCAGCAAACTTTGGCGAAATGTTTGGTAAAGTCACAGGGTTTGTCAAAGGACTAAAATTTACAGCATTAATTGTTGGAATTGCCACGATTCTAGCAGGCGTAATTGCCATTGGAAACATCCTATTAATTACAGTAAAAGAACGTACCAAAGAAATTGGAATACGACGTGCATTAGGCGCAAAACCAAGCGAAATTCGCGGACAAATTATCTTAGAGTCTGTATTTTTAACCTTAGTAGCAGGATTGTTAGGAATGACCGTAGGCGGATTATCCCTATCAGTTTTAAACAATGTTGCTAAAACTTGGGACGATATTCCATTCATGAATCCAACGGTAAGTTTACAATACATCGGATTTGCCATTGCCATCATGGTGATTTTAGGAACACTCATTGGACTGATTCCTGCGCAACGCGCGGTAAGTATACGACCCATTGAAGCATTACGAGAAGAATAA
- a CDS encoding efflux RND transporter periplasmic adaptor subunit translates to MKKFLKILLLIILLAGAFFAGSYFVNSNEKNVETFETATAFKATIVEKTVAAGTVIPEDEVEIKPQISGIIEKIFVEEGDKIQSGDLIARVKVVPNEQSLNSARNGIKNAQIVLNNSKITYDRNKTLFDKGIISSQEFERSELSYDQAKQQLRNAQSDLQIIKKGSVGGSAANTNIRATVSGTILIIPVKEGDQVIESNNFNAGTSIATIADLSKMIFEGKVDEAEVGKLKPNSELTVNLGAIEDKDFDAKLTFVAPKGVEESGTVQFKIKADVALDEEYFIRAGYSANATIELGKKEDILVVDEGLLRFDPKNDDKPYVEIEKEDQKFEKKFIEVGISDGKNIEIKSGLTEEDKIKIWNKFAIKKDEIKEGDGESEDETND, encoded by the coding sequence ATGAAGAAATTTTTAAAAATCCTATTACTAATTATACTGTTAGCAGGTGCATTTTTTGCAGGATCTTATTTTGTAAATTCAAATGAAAAGAATGTGGAAACTTTTGAAACGGCCACAGCTTTCAAAGCAACTATTGTTGAAAAAACGGTAGCTGCCGGAACTGTAATTCCAGAAGATGAAGTAGAAATAAAACCACAAATTTCTGGAATTATTGAAAAAATATTTGTGGAAGAAGGTGACAAAATTCAATCAGGTGACTTAATCGCGAGAGTAAAAGTTGTGCCAAACGAACAATCATTGAACAGTGCGAGAAATGGCATCAAAAATGCCCAAATTGTCTTAAATAACTCAAAAATTACCTACGACAGAAACAAAACACTTTTTGACAAAGGCATCATTTCGAGTCAAGAATTTGAGCGTTCGGAACTTTCTTATGATCAAGCAAAGCAGCAACTGCGAAATGCACAAAGTGATTTGCAAATTATCAAAAAAGGTTCTGTAGGTGGTTCTGCGGCAAATACAAACATTAGAGCAACGGTATCAGGAACTATTTTAATCATTCCTGTAAAAGAAGGAGATCAGGTGATTGAAAGTAACAATTTCAACGCAGGAACGAGCATTGCTACCATTGCCGATTTAAGCAAAATGATCTTTGAAGGAAAAGTTGACGAAGCAGAAGTTGGAAAATTAAAGCCAAATTCTGAACTTACCGTAAACTTAGGAGCAATTGAAGACAAAGATTTTGATGCAAAACTTACGTTTGTAGCACCAAAAGGCGTGGAAGAAAGTGGTACGGTTCAATTTAAAATAAAAGCAGATGTTGCCTTAGATGAAGAATATTTTATCAGAGCAGGATACAGTGCCAATGCCACCATTGAACTCGGTAAAAAGGAAGATATCTTAGTCGTGGATGAAGGATTGCTTCGATTTGATCCTAAAAATGACGACAAGCCGTATGTGGAAATTGAAAAAGAAGATCAAAAATTTGAGAAAAAATTTATCGAAGTAGGTATTTCTGACGGGAAAAATATTGAAATAAAATCTGGATTGACAGAAGAAGATAAAATCAAAATCTGGAACAAATTTGCCATCAAAAAAGACGAAATAAAAGAAGGAGACGGCGAAAGTGAAGATGAAACAAACGATTAA
- a CDS encoding TolC family protein, giving the protein MKKVFIIIVLTVGCLATATAQKKWTLKECVDHALENNISIKQSLLDRQSSEIDKNDAVGNFLPTLNLSASHSWNIGLSQNPLTGQIVTSTQQNSSGSLNIGVDIYNGLQNVNRLHRANLALLANQYQLDDIKDNTSLQVVQAFLQILFNKESLKVLQTQYDVTTAELNRTNELVKEGVVPRGDALEIEANAATQEQQIVNAENNLRISKISLAQLLLLTDYETFDIAEGDYMIPATTIMNNTPRQIFEKSLEVRNDVKISETNIELAEYDLKIAKGALLPSLSAFYGFSTTYFNSELFNTAPFFDQVSDNKNHSFGVRLNIPVLNGFRNRNNVRRQKVNIDRAKFNLEQTKINLEATVNQAYNDTRGALKSYEAAEKTLIARREAHKYSTERFNEGMMNSFDFSQSKQRLESAESDVVRTKFDYIFRLKILEFYFGLPLTDFK; this is encoded by the coding sequence ATGAAAAAAGTATTTATCATTATAGTGCTCACCGTAGGCTGTTTGGCAACTGCGACTGCACAAAAAAAATGGACATTAAAAGAATGTGTCGATCATGCATTGGAAAATAACATCTCGATCAAACAATCATTGTTGGATCGACAAAGTTCAGAAATAGATAAAAATGATGCGGTCGGAAACTTTTTGCCAACGTTGAATCTTTCCGCTTCACATTCCTGGAATATTGGTTTGAGTCAGAACCCGTTAACGGGACAAATTGTAACGTCAACACAGCAAAACTCTAGTGGATCTCTTAATATTGGTGTAGATATCTATAACGGATTACAAAATGTAAATAGACTACACAGAGCAAACTTGGCATTACTAGCCAATCAATATCAGTTAGATGATATCAAAGACAATACTTCGTTACAAGTTGTACAAGCCTTTTTGCAAATTCTATTCAACAAAGAATCGTTAAAAGTATTACAAACGCAATATGATGTTACTACAGCAGAATTGAACCGTACGAACGAATTGGTAAAAGAAGGTGTAGTGCCGCGTGGTGATGCCTTAGAAATTGAAGCCAATGCAGCAACACAAGAACAGCAAATTGTTAACGCTGAAAATAATTTGAGAATTTCTAAAATATCCTTAGCGCAATTATTATTGTTGACCGATTACGAAACGTTCGACATTGCGGAAGGCGATTATATGATTCCAGCAACAACCATTATGAACAACACGCCACGACAAATCTTTGAAAAGTCATTGGAAGTGCGTAATGATGTAAAAATATCAGAAACCAATATTGAATTGGCTGAATACGATTTAAAAATTGCAAAAGGAGCTTTATTGCCAAGTCTTTCTGCTTTCTACGGATTCAGTACTACATATTTTAATAGTGAATTATTTAACACAGCACCATTCTTTGATCAGGTGTCAGACAACAAAAACCATTCATTTGGTGTGCGATTAAACATTCCAGTTTTAAATGGTTTTCGTAACAGAAACAATGTGCGTCGTCAAAAAGTTAATATTGATCGCGCCAAGTTCAATTTAGAGCAAACTAAAATTAACTTAGAAGCCACAGTAAATCAAGCATATAATGATACAAGAGGCGCGTTAAAATCGTATGAAGCCGCCGAAAAAACCCTAATAGCACGAAGAGAAGCACACAAATATTCTACCGAACGTTTCAATGAAGGCATGATGAACTCGTTCGATTTCAGTCAATCAAAACAGCGATTGGAAAGCGCAGAATCAGACGTGGTTCGTACCAAATTCGACTATATTTTCCGTTTAAAAATACTAGAATTCTATTTTGGATTGCCGTTGACGGATTTCAAATAA
- the tsaB gene encoding tRNA (adenosine(37)-N6)-threonylcarbamoyltransferase complex dimerization subunit type 1 TsaB produces MAIRLYLETSTTNCSVCLANDNDVLYFKEENDKNYSHSEKLHVFIKEALETANIQATDLDAVVVGKGPGSYTGLRIGVSAAKGLCFASDIQLQAIESLEILARAIAVADGFIVPLLDARRMEVYSAVFDTNYRQIRETQAEIITEASFGDELAKGKVHFIGNGAEKCKGIITHENAVFYDEIYFPSTEKMIPIAMEKHQNNDFEDVAYFEPYYLKDFVVTKSKKK; encoded by the coding sequence ATGGCGATACGATTATACTTAGAAACCTCCACGACGAATTGTTCGGTGTGTTTGGCGAATGACAATGACGTTTTATACTTCAAGGAAGAAAACGACAAAAACTATTCGCATTCTGAAAAGTTGCACGTATTCATTAAAGAAGCGTTGGAAACGGCAAACATTCAAGCAACTGATTTAGACGCCGTGGTTGTTGGAAAAGGTCCAGGATCGTACACAGGATTGCGCATTGGCGTGTCGGCAGCCAAAGGATTGTGTTTTGCTTCCGATATACAATTGCAAGCAATTGAAAGTTTAGAAATTTTAGCACGTGCTATCGCTGTGGCGGATGGTTTCATAGTTCCGTTATTGGATGCGCGACGCATGGAAGTGTATTCGGCAGTATTTGACACAAACTATCGTCAAATCAGAGAAACGCAGGCAGAAATCATTACAGAAGCTTCTTTTGGAGATGAATTAGCCAAAGGAAAAGTACATTTCATCGGAAACGGCGCAGAAAAGTGCAAAGGCATCATTACGCATGAAAATGCTGTTTTTTATGATGAAATATACTTTCCATCTACAGAAAAAATGATTCCCATAGCAATGGAAAAGCATCAAAACAATGACTTTGAAGATGTCGCTTATTTTGAACCGTATTATCTAAAAGATTTTGTCGTAACAAAATCTAAGAAAAAGTGA
- a CDS encoding mechanosensitive ion channel family protein produces MQTENTTQTPTDDAATGWLGDFDLQGIIVEYGLKVLVALAILIIGLFIIKMIVRVSKKVMKKRGIDATLQKFLGNLISWTLKILLFVIVASQLGVETTSFAAIIGAAGLAIGLALQGSLSNFAGGVLIMIFKPYKIGDFIEAQGVLGTVKEIQIFTTHLNTVENKLAILPNGAVSNGNIINYSAEETRRIDLVFGVSYDADIKETKDVLMKIMTDNETILKDPAPAVTVLELADSSVNFAVRPWVKTDDYWDVYFYMQEHAKIELDAAGIEIPYPHSVEIQKEG; encoded by the coding sequence ATGCAAACAGAAAATACTACACAAACTCCAACAGATGATGCTGCAACAGGCTGGTTGGGAGATTTTGACTTACAAGGGATCATTGTAGAATATGGATTGAAAGTGCTCGTTGCACTTGCCATTTTAATCATTGGATTGTTTATCATCAAGATGATTGTACGTGTGTCTAAGAAAGTCATGAAAAAACGTGGAATTGACGCAACATTGCAGAAATTTTTAGGCAATTTAATTAGTTGGACACTAAAAATCTTATTATTTGTCATTGTTGCATCGCAATTAGGTGTGGAAACAACTTCGTTTGCTGCCATTATTGGTGCCGCAGGTTTGGCAATTGGTTTGGCATTGCAAGGTTCGTTATCCAATTTTGCAGGTGGCGTGTTAATCATGATTTTCAAACCGTATAAAATTGGTGATTTTATTGAAGCACAAGGCGTTTTAGGAACTGTAAAGGAGATTCAAATTTTCACCACTCACTTAAATACCGTAGAAAACAAATTGGCTATTTTACCAAATGGCGCGGTTTCTAATGGGAACATCATTAACTATTCTGCTGAAGAAACGCGAAGAATTGACTTGGTTTTTGGTGTGTCATACGATGCTGATATTAAGGAAACAAAAGATGTTTTGATGAAAATCATGACTGATAATGAAACCATTTTAAAAGATCCTGCACCAGCAGTGACCGTTTTAGAATTGGCAGACAGCTCAGTAAATTTTGCAGTTCGTCCTTGGGTAAAAACAGATGATTATTGGGATGTGTATTTTTATATGCAAGAACATGCTAAAATTGAATTAGATGCTGCTGGCATTGAAATTCCATATCCACACAGTGTTGAGATACAGAAAGAAGGCTAG
- a CDS encoding DUF1304 domain-containing protein — MKTLETILIALVAIEHVYILYIEMFLWTTPKGMKTFGLKSKTFAEETKTLAANQGLYNGFLAAGLFWSLYTKDISVSLFFIICVCVAALYGAYSTKSKRILIVQGTPAFLALIVILLRMFLKM; from the coding sequence ATGAAAACTTTAGAAACTATTTTAATTGCGCTTGTCGCGATAGAACACGTATACATTTTATACATAGAAATGTTCTTATGGACAACACCAAAAGGCATGAAAACTTTTGGATTGAAATCAAAAACCTTTGCTGAAGAAACGAAAACACTTGCTGCCAATCAAGGATTGTACAACGGTTTTTTAGCTGCTGGATTGTTTTGGTCTTTGTACACAAAAGATATTTCTGTAAGTTTATTTTTTATCATTTGTGTATGTGTTGCCGCTTTATATGGCGCTTATTCTACCAAAAGTAAGCGTATTTTAATTGTACAAGGAACACCTGCATTTTTGGCACTAATCGTTATTTTATTGCGAATGTTTTTAAAAATGTAA
- a CDS encoding dodecin family protein, translating to MAVLKVIEVLSNSKKSWEDATAKAVKQASKSVKNIKSVYVQDQSAIVQDGAVVEYRVNLKLTFEVK from the coding sequence ATGGCAGTATTAAAAGTAATAGAAGTGCTTTCAAACTCAAAGAAAAGTTGGGAAGATGCTACAGCAAAAGCGGTAAAACAAGCTTCTAAATCAGTAAAAAACATTAAATCTGTATATGTACAAGATCAGAGTGCAATTGTTCAAGATGGAGCTGTTGTTGAATACCGTGTCAACTTAAAACTTACGTTTGAAGTAAAATAA
- a CDS encoding NifU family protein, with amino-acid sequence MSGITIQIEKTSNPAIIKFEASTFLTRHNSYEFKNIDDAKDSPLAQQLFYLPFVKTIFISGNFIAIERYNIVTWSAVQEEVADQIQEYINSGKEIISESATPKKAVPVSVYAESTPNPTVMKFVANKKIVDRIFEFKNIDETKYAPIAQALFHFPFVKEIFIDKNYISITKYDMVEWNDITMEIREFIRNYIHEGKEIISADIPAEQKEKVEISDESYEALDDISKEIINILEEYIKPAVASDGGNIMFDSYDPSSKVVKVVLQGACSGCPSSTMTLKSGIENTLKNLLKGQINEVVAING; translated from the coding sequence ATGAGTGGTATTACGATACAAATAGAAAAAACAAGTAATCCTGCGATTATAAAATTTGAGGCAAGTACGTTTTTAACACGACACAATAGTTATGAATTTAAAAATATTGACGACGCCAAAGATTCTCCTTTAGCCCAGCAATTATTTTATTTACCATTTGTAAAAACCATTTTTATTTCTGGAAATTTTATCGCTATTGAGCGTTACAATATTGTTACTTGGTCAGCTGTACAGGAAGAAGTTGCCGATCAGATTCAAGAATATATCAACAGTGGAAAGGAAATCATCAGCGAATCTGCGACGCCTAAAAAAGCAGTTCCTGTAAGCGTGTATGCGGAAAGTACACCAAACCCAACGGTGATGAAGTTTGTAGCCAATAAAAAGATTGTCGATCGTATTTTTGAATTTAAAAATATTGACGAAACAAAATATGCGCCCATAGCACAAGCGCTCTTTCACTTTCCATTTGTCAAAGAAATCTTTATTGATAAAAATTACATTTCTATCACCAAGTACGATATGGTGGAATGGAATGATATTACGATGGAAATTCGCGAATTCATCCGCAATTATATTCACGAAGGAAAAGAAATTATTTCAGCAGACATTCCAGCGGAACAAAAGGAAAAAGTAGAAATCTCAGACGAAAGTTATGAAGCTTTAGACGATATTTCAAAAGAAATCATCAATATTTTAGAAGAATACATTAAACCAGCCGTTGCCAGCGATGGCGGAAATATTATGTTCGATTCGTACGATCCATCTTCTAAAGTCGTAAAAGTAGTATTGCAAGGAGCTTGTAGTGGTTGTCCATCATCTACCATGACATTGAAAAGTGGTATCGAAAATACGTTAAAGAACCTATTAAAAGGGCAAATCAACGAAGTTGTTGCCATAAATGGATAA
- a CDS encoding type IX secretion system membrane protein PorP/SprF: MKFKKYLAIVAIAFGVQCSFAQDGLPVYVDYLSDNLYLIHPSMAGASNTSKLRLTARQQWFDVDNAPSLQTLSFNTRVGDKVGIGAIVYNDENGNFSQQGAYLTFAYHLLLSRNTVDLNQLSFGISTGFTQGTLDETGFDIINNPDPIISGGRLNTTYFNVDFGASYYFLDFFAHLTIKNALPTQRDLFSQEFESKNQRRYLASTGYTFGGYDSDWTYEPSIMFQYTEETQESSVDANIKVYRSLEFGSVWGGLSYRRSLDGAEFVNGTQVDNQKLQYITPFVGVNYNRFMFAYTYSYQANSLVLTNGGFHQITLGYNFGERRDPYDCNCPAIN; encoded by the coding sequence ATGAAATTTAAAAAATACTTAGCTATTGTTGCCATCGCATTCGGAGTACAATGCTCTTTCGCACAAGATGGACTTCCTGTTTATGTTGACTATCTTTCTGATAATTTGTACTTAATTCACCCTTCGATGGCTGGAGCTTCAAACACTTCGAAGCTTAGACTGACAGCTAGGCAACAATGGTTTGATGTAGACAATGCACCATCCTTACAAACCTTGAGTTTTAATACACGTGTAGGTGACAAAGTAGGTATCGGAGCAATTGTGTATAATGACGAAAATGGTAACTTTTCTCAACAAGGAGCGTATTTAACATTTGCATATCACTTATTACTCTCAAGAAATACAGTAGACTTAAACCAATTATCTTTCGGAATTAGTACCGGATTTACCCAAGGAACATTGGATGAAACGGGTTTTGATATTATTAACAACCCAGATCCTATCATTTCTGGTGGACGATTGAATACTACCTATTTTAATGTAGACTTTGGAGCTTCGTATTATTTCTTAGACTTTTTTGCGCATTTAACGATTAAAAATGCATTGCCAACACAAAGAGACTTGTTTTCTCAAGAATTTGAATCCAAAAACCAACGCCGTTATTTAGCATCTACAGGATATACTTTCGGAGGATATGATAGTGATTGGACGTATGAACCATCCATCATGTTTCAATACACAGAAGAAACACAAGAATCTTCCGTTGATGCTAATATTAAAGTATACAGAAGCTTGGAATTCGGTTCTGTTTGGGGCGGATTGTCGTACAGAAGAAGTTTAGACGGCGCAGAATTTGTGAATGGAACACAGGTTGACAATCAGAAGTTACAGTACATCACACCGTTTGTAGGTGTCAATTACAATCGCTTTATGTTTGCATACACGTATTCGTACCAAGCAAATTCATTAGTGCTTACCAACGGAGGTTTTCACCAAATTACTTTAGGTTATAACTTCGGAGAACGAAGAGATCCTTACGATTGTAACTGTCCTGCAATTAACTAG